In Raphanus sativus cultivar WK10039 chromosome 5, ASM80110v3, whole genome shotgun sequence, the following proteins share a genomic window:
- the LOC130494914 gene encoding uncharacterized protein LOC130494914, giving the protein MIFKLHAVYGEWLLRDFRWDFVVDDLKGARLFLLNEDSTHAELVAMAQEDYNLDMRSVTVEISYSLPAEMMMTPSSPPIHVTSDRQVRNLLEILKTHRVCLCVSSRSKVETVSEKREEAGDNDEAGEWEEDVGDNDEAGEWEEDVGDNDEADECFEDVGDNESVEDENQDGEEEMGRRKMRRMLITLLLVKRIRMVGITVFMEMF; this is encoded by the coding sequence atgatttttaagttacatgcagtgtatggagaatggttgttgagagatttccgttgggattttgtggttgatgatctcaaaggagcaagattgtttttattgaatgaagattcaacacatgctgaacttgttgcaatggctcaagaagattataacctggacatgagatcagtgactgtggagattagctactcattaccagcagaaatgatgatgactccaagcagtcctcccattcatgttacaagtgatagacaagttcgaaacttgctcgagatactcaaaacgcatagagtatgtctttgtgtatcaagccgcagcaaggtggaaacggtttcagagaaaagagaagaagctggtgataatgatgaagctggtgaatgggaagaagatgttggtgataatgatgaagctggtgaatgggaagaagatgttggtgataatgatgaggctgatgaatgttttgaagatgttggtgataatgagtctgttgaagatgaaaatcaagatggggaggaggaaatggggaggaggaaaatgaggaggatgctgataacactattgttggtgaaacggatcagaatggtggggattacagtctttatggaaatgttctag